A window of the Lactuca sativa cultivar Salinas chromosome 5, Lsat_Salinas_v11, whole genome shotgun sequence genome harbors these coding sequences:
- the LOC111878312 gene encoding 50S ribosomal protein L18, chloroplastic, producing the protein MSSISLSFLQSTCSYSNLHQQQKLFVQTPLIASSSSSQPRRTSLVVEAKARTRQDNRQARHARLRKKVEGTPERPRLCVFRSNKHLYVQVIDDTKMHTLASASTMQKPLSEEFDYTSGPTIDVAKKVGEAIAKSCIEKGITAVAFDRGGYPYHGRVQALADAAREHGLQF; encoded by the exons ATGTCATCGATTTCGCTATCATTTCTACAGAGCACTTGCTCCTATTCTAATCTTCATCAGCAACAGAAGCTCTTCGTTCAAACGCCATTGATAGCATCATCATCGTCGTCTCAGCCGAGAAGAACCTCTCTGGTTGTAGAAGCCAAGGCCAGAACTCGTCAAGATAACAGACAAGCTCGCCATGCTCGTCTCCGTAAGAAG gTGGAAGGGACACCAGAAAGACCAAGATTATGTGTGTTTCGATCCAACAAACATCTATACGTTCAGGTGATTGATGATACCAAAATGCATACTCTTGCATCAGCTTCAACAATGCAGAAACCACTCTCTGAGGAGTTTGATTACACCTCTGGTCCCACCATT GATGTGGCTAAAAAAGTAGGGGAAGCAATTGCAAAATCATGCATTGAGAAAGGGATCACAGCTGTGGCATTTGATAGAGGTGGTTATCCTTATCATGGACGTGTTCAGGCGCTTGCTGATGCAGCCAGAGAACATGGTCTTCAGTTCTAG
- the LOC111878306 gene encoding mitogen-activated protein kinase kinase kinase 1 isoform X1: MSRKPNRLGPKLERRNAIKNIDYDASTSSSSSSSFSSSHGGSAHRTRSLDIALLSDQTSFRIGGIDGEVDLICRSLGLSGPEDFEIPADAWKARKASFPTDADSPPSFTFPDQYATRNSQGSGLSEIFGSKVKVNDDEVKRESERSRLPQAEEARVLRTDEVEERDDDVNECGINEVKCVTGSQLGTGVGLVNAESSPVFDDDGACKSREKRYVEGQSGIKGVRPPLLAPPPGISKSRVVVDNLGSSWELIWGFATKDDEDSASAGPIAIVGASNEDANTDVHEQIGVKEENQNGGITSGNDAIVSPSSSNTLDDEDEDEDDISSNAATELEDSDSPNGPLRYKSWQKGDFLGRGSYGTVYEGFTEHGIFFAVKEVSLLDEGSQGQQSIVQLEQEISLLSQFKHENIVRYLGTDTGDGKLYIFLELVTKGSLASLYQKYHLGDSQVSVYTRQILSGLSYLHERNVVHRDIKCANILVDVTGSVKLADFGLAKATKLNDIKSCKGTPYWMAPEVVNRKNNGYGLAVDIWSLGCTVLEMLTRKIPYSHLEGMQALFRIGRGEPPPIPETLSVEAQDFIVKCLQVNPIHRPTAAQLLMHPFVNNNNNRSV; encoded by the exons ATGTCAAGGAAGCCCAACCGGTTAGGACCgaagcttgaacgaagaaacgCAATCAAGAACATCGATTATGACGCCTctacatcatcatcatcctcatccTCATTCTCATCCTCTCATGGTGGATCAGCTCATCGTACTCGATCACTTGATATTGCTTTGCTCTCTGATCAAACTAGTTTCAGGATTGGAGGGATTGATGGCGAAGTCGACTTGATTTGTCGCTCTCTAGGGCTTTCAGGGCCGGAAGACTTCGAGATTCCGGCGGATGCTTGGAAAGCTCGTAAAGCTTCCTTCCCTACGGATGCCGATTCTCCGCCGAGTTTTACGTTTCCTGATCAGTATGCGACTCGAAATTCACAGGGGAGTGGTTTGTCGGAGATTTTTGGAAGTAAAGTTAAAGTTAATGATGACGAGGTCAAGCGTGAATCAGAGCGTTCTAGGTTACCGCAGGCAGAAGAAGCTAGGGTTTTGCGGACAGACGAGGTTGAGGAACGTGATGACGATGTCAATGAATGTGGAATTAATGAGGTAAAATGTGTAACTGGTTCGCAATTGGGAACTGGTGTTGGCTTAGTTAACGCCGAGAGCTCTCCGGTCTTCGATGACGACGGCGCGTGTAAATCTCGTGAGAAACGTTATGTAGAGGGTCAAAGTGGAATCAAGGGTGTACGGCCGCCGTTACTTGCTCCTCCACCGGGTATATCAAAGTCACGAGTGGTGGTCGATAACCTGGGTTCCAGCTGGGAGCTAATTTGGGGTTTTGCTACAAAGGACGACGAAGACTCTGCATCGGCTGGACCAATTGCAATAGTTGGGGCTTCAAATGAAGATGCCAACACCGATGTTCATGAACAAATTGGTGTTAAAGAGGAAAATCAAAACGGGGGGATAACGTCGGGAAACGATGCCATCGTTTCACCAAGTAGTTCAAATACCTTGGATgacgaagatgaagatgaagatgatatttCCTCAAACGCAGCCACTGAACTTGAGGATTCCGATTCACCTAATGGACCTCTGAGGTACAAAAGCTGGCAGAAAGGTGACTTTCTTGGAAGGGGGTCATATGGAACTGTTTATGAAGGTTTCACCGA ACATGGAATATTCTTTGCTGTGAAGGAGGTTTCACTTCTTGATGAAGGAAGCCAAGGACAGCAGAGCATTGTTCAACTCGAACAG GAGATTTCTTTATTAAGCCAATTCAAACATGAGAACATAGTTCGATATCTTGGGACAGATACA GGTGATGGAAAACTTTACATTTTCCTTGAGCTTGTAACTAAAGGTTCACTAGCAAGTCTTTATCAAAAATATCATTTGGGAGATTCCCAAGTCTCTGTATACACCAGACAGATTTTGAGTGGGTTGAGTTACCTACATGAGCGCAATGTTGTTCATAG GGATATAAAATGTGCTAATATATTGGTTGATGTAACCGGATCTGTGAAGCTTGCAGATTTTGGGTTAGCAAAG GCAACCAAATTGAATGACATTAAATCTTGCAAAGGGACACCATATTGGATGGCACCAGAG GTTGTGAATCGAAAAAACAACGGGTATGGACTTGCAGTTGATATATGGAGTCTTGGTTGCACTGTGTTGGAGATGTTAACAAGAAAAATTCCATACTCTCACTTGGAAGGG ATGCAAGCATTGTTCAGAATCGGGAGGGGTGAACCCCCTCCTATTCCTGAGACATTGTCAGTAGAGGCCCAAGATTTCATTGTGAAATGTTTACAAGTTAACCCAATTCATCGTCCAACTGCTGCTCAATTATTAATGCACCCCTTTgtcaataacaacaacaataggTCTGTATGA
- the LOC111878306 gene encoding mitogen-activated protein kinase kinase kinase 1 isoform X2, with protein sequence MSRKPNRLGPKLERRNAIKNIDYDASTSSSSSSSFSSSHGGSAHRTRSLDIALLSDQTSFRIGGIDGEVDLICRSLGLSGPEDFEIPADAWKARKASFPTDADSPPSFTFPDQYATRNSQGSGLSEIFGSKVKVNDDEVKRESERSRLPQAEEARVLRTDEVEERDDDVNECGINEVKCVTGSQLGTGVGLVNAESSPVFDDDGACKSREKRYVEGQSGIKGVRPPLLAPPPGISKSRVVVDNLGSSWELIWGFATKDDEDSASAGPIAIVGASNEDANTDVHEQIGVKEENQNGGITSGNDAIVSPSSSNTLDDEDEDEDDISSNAATELEDSDSPNGPLRYKSWQKGDFLGRGSYGTVYEGFTEHGIFFAVKEVSLLDEGSQGQQSIVQLEQGDGKLYIFLELVTKGSLASLYQKYHLGDSQVSVYTRQILSGLSYLHERNVVHRDIKCANILVDVTGSVKLADFGLAKATKLNDIKSCKGTPYWMAPEVVNRKNNGYGLAVDIWSLGCTVLEMLTRKIPYSHLEGMQALFRIGRGEPPPIPETLSVEAQDFIVKCLQVNPIHRPTAAQLLMHPFVNNNNNRSV encoded by the exons ATGTCAAGGAAGCCCAACCGGTTAGGACCgaagcttgaacgaagaaacgCAATCAAGAACATCGATTATGACGCCTctacatcatcatcatcctcatccTCATTCTCATCCTCTCATGGTGGATCAGCTCATCGTACTCGATCACTTGATATTGCTTTGCTCTCTGATCAAACTAGTTTCAGGATTGGAGGGATTGATGGCGAAGTCGACTTGATTTGTCGCTCTCTAGGGCTTTCAGGGCCGGAAGACTTCGAGATTCCGGCGGATGCTTGGAAAGCTCGTAAAGCTTCCTTCCCTACGGATGCCGATTCTCCGCCGAGTTTTACGTTTCCTGATCAGTATGCGACTCGAAATTCACAGGGGAGTGGTTTGTCGGAGATTTTTGGAAGTAAAGTTAAAGTTAATGATGACGAGGTCAAGCGTGAATCAGAGCGTTCTAGGTTACCGCAGGCAGAAGAAGCTAGGGTTTTGCGGACAGACGAGGTTGAGGAACGTGATGACGATGTCAATGAATGTGGAATTAATGAGGTAAAATGTGTAACTGGTTCGCAATTGGGAACTGGTGTTGGCTTAGTTAACGCCGAGAGCTCTCCGGTCTTCGATGACGACGGCGCGTGTAAATCTCGTGAGAAACGTTATGTAGAGGGTCAAAGTGGAATCAAGGGTGTACGGCCGCCGTTACTTGCTCCTCCACCGGGTATATCAAAGTCACGAGTGGTGGTCGATAACCTGGGTTCCAGCTGGGAGCTAATTTGGGGTTTTGCTACAAAGGACGACGAAGACTCTGCATCGGCTGGACCAATTGCAATAGTTGGGGCTTCAAATGAAGATGCCAACACCGATGTTCATGAACAAATTGGTGTTAAAGAGGAAAATCAAAACGGGGGGATAACGTCGGGAAACGATGCCATCGTTTCACCAAGTAGTTCAAATACCTTGGATgacgaagatgaagatgaagatgatatttCCTCAAACGCAGCCACTGAACTTGAGGATTCCGATTCACCTAATGGACCTCTGAGGTACAAAAGCTGGCAGAAAGGTGACTTTCTTGGAAGGGGGTCATATGGAACTGTTTATGAAGGTTTCACCGA ACATGGAATATTCTTTGCTGTGAAGGAGGTTTCACTTCTTGATGAAGGAAGCCAAGGACAGCAGAGCATTGTTCAACTCGAACAG GGTGATGGAAAACTTTACATTTTCCTTGAGCTTGTAACTAAAGGTTCACTAGCAAGTCTTTATCAAAAATATCATTTGGGAGATTCCCAAGTCTCTGTATACACCAGACAGATTTTGAGTGGGTTGAGTTACCTACATGAGCGCAATGTTGTTCATAG GGATATAAAATGTGCTAATATATTGGTTGATGTAACCGGATCTGTGAAGCTTGCAGATTTTGGGTTAGCAAAG GCAACCAAATTGAATGACATTAAATCTTGCAAAGGGACACCATATTGGATGGCACCAGAG GTTGTGAATCGAAAAAACAACGGGTATGGACTTGCAGTTGATATATGGAGTCTTGGTTGCACTGTGTTGGAGATGTTAACAAGAAAAATTCCATACTCTCACTTGGAAGGG ATGCAAGCATTGTTCAGAATCGGGAGGGGTGAACCCCCTCCTATTCCTGAGACATTGTCAGTAGAGGCCCAAGATTTCATTGTGAAATGTTTACAAGTTAACCCAATTCATCGTCCAACTGCTGCTCAATTATTAATGCACCCCTTTgtcaataacaacaacaataggTCTGTATGA